The Saccharopolyspora gloriosae genome has a segment encoding these proteins:
- a CDS encoding DUF397 domain-containing protein, which produces MPQSRTQAGWTKSTRSSGVSDNCIEVRIWGRWIGVRDSKERSGAVFTFAPPAWDAFLADVKAGRFDR; this is translated from the coding sequence ATGCCGCAGTCACGAACTCAGGCCGGATGGACCAAGAGCACCAGAAGTTCGGGAGTCAGCGACAACTGCATCGAGGTTCGGATCTGGGGTCGCTGGATCGGTGTCCGTGATTCCAAAGAACGTTCGGGTGCAGTGTTCACGTTCGCACCACCGGCATGGGACGCGTTCCTCGCTGATGTGAAGGCGGGACGCTTCGATCGCTGA